The Pseudopipra pipra isolate bDixPip1 chromosome 10, bDixPip1.hap1, whole genome shotgun sequence genome includes the window AATTTTTACTTATGCTACTTTCCACTTAGGCTGGTCCACACCCAAAGCCACTTAATTTTAAACTCTCAATCAACTCCCTACCAAGAACACACATACTAAGCTTTTGAATAAATCCTACGCTGGCTACACTTTTCTTGTTCATGTATTCATAAGACCTTCACAATTCCTGAGGGGTTATTTCCCCCTCTAGTCTAGGAGGAAATTCTgaatttccaggaaaaaaattacaggttTTTAAAAGTGATCCGCAGGCCATTCCAACCCTCCTGAATCTCCCCGTGCACTGTGTTAGAAGTCTCAGTGCCTGACTCCAGGAGGAAGCAGGTCATCCAAGATCAAATTTGGTGCTTTTCTACTCAATTTAGCACTGCTGTGCTTATGTCCTTTATGGATCTGAGAGGAGCAACAGAGCTATGGGATGGGTGACTTTCAGGTGCTATAGCACTGCAcacttcagaaggaaaagattCTCCAGGGAATAAAAAGTCCATTCTTCAACATGAATTACACAGGATTGGAATAACAGAaatgagcagcagaaacaaacctCAGAGGATGTGAAAGACAAGCACTTATATCCTCAGGGACACAATGGCTCTAAAATATCATCAGTTCTGACTTCCCAGGTGCTTTGTGCAACGTGCCTTTCCAAGCACACATTGCTGTATTATATATTGTGTCACCTCTGGCTGTCACAAAATGTAAAAATCAATGACAACAGATGGCATTCCCCCCTAATTAAGCTCTACAGGACCCTTGTAATACCCTTGAAAGACTTATGTCATTGCTGATAATTTTACTGGGTTACTCACCAGATCACAGTCTCCAAGATCCAACTTCTGCAAGGTTGAGTTACTTTGCAGCATTGAAGCAAAGAACATCCCACCTTGGTTTCCTATTTTGTTTCCAGTCATTCTCATGTGCACAAGACTTCTATTCCTctagataaaattaaaaagaaaaaatctattCCTTTAAAACGGCCTGAAAAACAACACtatccttttttgtgtgtgaatcCTGCTTGTTGTCACACAGAGACAAAACAACCTTTGAGAAGAATTGTGTCAAAGTGACAACATAGATAACTAAGTGATAACTTATCCTGTTGGctcaggctcttctcagtggcaTCAAAGACATGAGAGTCTGCAAGCAAAATTCCAGTATTTGAAAACTTTTGTTTCTCCCAAGTCCACAAATTTCACATGAAAACAATCCAGGCAAATATTTCTGCCTAAATTGGCATCTGAGCTGCAAAGTGCATCAAACTAATTTAAACCTGTTAAGCATTGTACAAGCCCAGTGTTGTACAAATCTCCTGCACAGCCTCAGTGTTTTGGAGGTTTGTCAAATTTAGTTGAAATCAGTTCAAGGGTTCAAAGActgtggaggaggaagaaagagctCACATGAGTCTCCTTCACAAAACAACAAATCTTACACACAAGCCTCATTTCCTTGGGAAACCACATCAAAAATAACAACTTCgggtttgtgctgctgctgtaaaGCAAAGTTTTGAAAACATGTCTCAGACATCTTGAATCAAGACAAATATTGACATGAAGGTACAGGCAAATTTAATACAATgtttttgggggaaaaaaagaaagggaaaaaacagatgGCATTCTATATCCTGTAGCATAGcatttttcacacagaaaaaaatcaaactgcagTAGTTGTGGGTTTTATAGACAATTGTTTTTATAGATAATTAAGTGTTAATGGCAGCACAGTGCAACTTTCACCTGCGTGAAATCTGATTTCTGAGGTCTGCCTTGGGAAAACAAGGCAGACCTTGTGCTGTATCCCTGTGATACAGCAACATGCTGAATGGAGCAAGGACAGATGCCCCTTTGAGCCAACTCTGATGTTGGCAGGACAGCCAGTACTGGTcatcaaaagcaaaaatatccAACAAGATGCCACTGTCTAAACCTCCCAGACAAACACTCACATGAAGTGCTCCCGCTATCAGCTCTGCCCCACTTGTGCCAACGTCATTAAACATGAGGTTCAGGTACTGCAGAGAGGAGTTCTCCTTAGGAACAAACAGAGCAGGAAACAATGAGAGTTTATTCCAGAGCACACCTGTATTTTTCAGAAAGGGGATACACATACAAAACTCTGTCCTTTGCTGCATTTCAGGCAGCCCCTGACCTGGAAAAGTAGTTAAGGAATGCCAGAGTATGTCAGATAATGAGGGAAAGGCATGTGGGGGTCCTCATGGGGCCTACAGGAACCACCCAGGATCCCATGTGCTCAGCATGACCTAACGAGGCAGATGGGCAAGCTCAGGTGCATTTTGTGAACTTAATGGCACCCCCCAAGCTCTAGGAACACAGGTACCAGGTGACAGCTTACCATTTTCCATCTGTATTCCAGTTGTTTACAATGACAAAAAGGCAGCATTAAAGTTTCCTATGTTTAGGCCTGCAAAAAGGCTAATACAGGTGATAAAGAAGCTAAAACAAAGGCTCTTGACACAACCATTATCCCCTCTGTTGATTTGAACTGTAAGCCTAAAAGCCTTGTAGCTTATTCCACCATTCTTTCCTCAGGACACCCTAGCCAAATATCCAATGGCTTTCtaccagaaattaaaaatctccACAGAGAACACAACCCAAGATTCTAGTAGGATGGATTGAGGTGTGAAAGTCAAAACCAATGGAATTTTGCCAAACCAGTGCATTCTTGTCTCCAATACACCacatataaatatttccatGGCCAAATAAATTACAAGTTGCTGAAAGATAACCATCACTTTGGCACCTGGAGGAATGTTGCCACGGTCTTTGCTCCAGCATCAGTCAATACATTATAAGCAAGATCCAAACCTGAAAAAGATGAAGAATGAGGAATGTGACAGATGCATACCTACATTTAACTGATCtctaaacagaaagaaacaaagatgaACTAAGACTGAAATCAAGACTGATCATGTTTTCTTATATTAGCACAGCAATGTTAAACACTCATGGAAAAACCCTACCTTTGACAAATGCAGCGTGGCGTAAGACAGAGGCAAGAACTCCAAGATCATCATCTGTAACTCTCTGCACAGGCACTGGGTGATTATTTCCGGCTATTTTTAATGTGATCCCTTTCGTACATCTACTGCAACATAAAAACATAAGCACACgaggagaaggaaaatgacACAGAGAAATAAGTTGCCTCTCCAGACAGGAGGTGTGGCCGTGCTTGCCCTCACTGAGGAGCTTGCACATGGTTATACACCTTTGGTAACACCAGCACAGATAACATGATTCAAGctgtccctcagcactgccctTTCTGAAGGCACTGCACAGCTGCAAGAACCACACTTGCACAGGAAGCAGGAATAAGGAAGATGAGGGGAAGGCAGATGGAAATAAAGATTATCCCAGAGGTTACCTTATcatcttctttttaattgttcCCTTTGCTTTATTTACTCCATCCTGCTCTCAGGATCAAAACCTAACACAAACCGTtttattttctgggttttttttccccaaaggaaAATTAACTTTGACCCCAGCAGCATCCACAAGAGAAAGCCCTACCTAGCCACATAATGAGAGAGAATTTGGGTGGTTAATAGCTTGGCAGGATTCAGAGACAGCTCAGGGAAGCATGACCAGCTGGAAGCTAACTGGATGCAGCTGAGGCTTTTTAAACAGGAGCAAGACAAAAGGAAGGGAGTTAGGATGACTGGACACtgggtttggcttttttaagGGACAGAAAGGCACCATCCTGtacattttttacctttttttttcctttcactgctTGTAAAGCTGCCCAGAAAGGATATATAGCTACAAACTTCTGCCAAGATGATGTCAAGATGAGTCAAACCAGAACTTCAGCAGTAAATGCTAAATTTGATTTGTGTTTAAGCCTGAAACTGCAGAACTTTCTCATCGTTCAATTCCTCATCCTGCTACCCTGTTTAAGGCTTTCAGAAGTGTCTGAAACACGCTGTTATTGCCTTACATTTCATCATTTTTGTCAGCTTCTTGAAGCACATGAGCAACGAAGGGGTTTTCAGGCTGGCCCGATTTTTGACAGGCCTGCACATAGTGCAGGTGAAGATCTGGGCGAACCGACGTGTTCTGCcggaaaacaaaacaaagcgTTACTGCATCGTTCTGGCAGCTTAGCAACAGCACCGGGAGCGGGCTTTGTGCCGGGATCTGCATAACAGTAAAAACGGGCTCGGTCTGCAAAGGGTTACAACTCTCGGTATGCAGCACCGGGGTAACAGatacaggcaggaaaagcaTGAGGGGAAAGCGTGGATTGGTGGGTGTTTCTGACCTGCTGTGGCACAGGAGCTGAGCTAACAGAGGAGTGGTCCCTGTACAGCAAtgaacccccagccctgcaggccTTACCTGAGCCATgacctcctgctccttctccccGCCTCAACCTGCGGGGACCGGCCAAGGGCGAGCGCTGCCCCACGCTGAGTAAATTTGGTAACTAGGCTGCTCCGAGGGGAGCAATGTTTGGTAACGGAGCCCGTTTCCAAGGAGGTCCCGGCCCGCAGCCGGAGGGGCGGGCGGGGGTTGCTCTGTGCAGCCCGGGGCCCTGAGGAGCCCCCCGAGCCCCAGTGGTGCTCAGACCTGCGGGAAGGGCAGGGGAGGTTCGTCACCTCACCCCCAGAGCATGGAGTTGGTGCTCTGCCCTCCTCCGAGGAGCCTTTGCAGAACCGCTTGTGGTTACACGGATCAGTCCCTACTTCAAAGATGCTTGTGCTGGCGCCTTCCAGCAAAtaaatccccccagtgcctccACTACTGCCCATGTGAGCAGGAGGGTGTGGGCTCCACCCACCCGAGGCAGACCCGTGTAGGGGAAATGGAGCCCAGCTTCCCCCAAAAGCTTCTCCCAGGTTCGAGGAACCTCCCTGAAATGAGAGCGCTCACTGTCTGAGCAGCCTGGAGGATTTTTCACACCGCATCTGCTGCTGgccttccctttcccatttttttGTGCGACTACACACTGTACCTGGGTCCTTCACCAGATTAACCAGTGTCAGGATACTAGATCTGAGTGAAAACTGCTTTAATAGCATTCCAAATGCCTCCTTTCCTTGCTACAGTGAGAAGGCAGTTCCACCCAGCACACACCTGAGCCTGGGTTACTCATTATCACTGACATCTCAGCGCTcaggcagggaggaaaaggcaaaaatgtgGAAACACTGACCTTTGTGTTGAATCAAAAGATGAAACACTGACTGGAGGAACTGCTGCAGCTTTTtgcgtctttttttttttttttctgtgtgcacTAGAAAATCAGAGCTGCATTTGCATAGAATCAATATCGCAAACTGAGCAGAGGGCAATTTAAAAATGGATGTGATATTATTAATGCCTTTAACTCTACTGACACTTGCTATTCGTTTGATCATGAACAATTATGCCCCCTAAAGCTGTGCTATGATAAGTGTAACAGTATTCATGGACATCCCCATTGTAGGGCTCAGaatacaccttcctttttatACAATGCAACGCTTCTTTAAGAAGGATTTTTTCACTGGTGcaattttcttcttgaaagtTACATTCACCAAAGTAGTAATTTATGCAAAAGACTCTCTTTCAGATTTCATTCATTTAAATTGCTCTCCCCTGCACTGTGCAcacaaaggaaatgaagaagcAGACTAATGTTTCTgctaagaaataaaattaaccCCATAAGAAATCTTTCCAGCAGAGGAAACAACATGGATTTCTTTGCCAAAATTTCCACCATACTGTGAGGTATAATGTGACATTAATGAGCAGAATATTCTGTGTTCATCCATCAACCGTAATGCAGCTCCACAGCATTTTCttgggagatttttttcctctaaaaacaaaatcccaaagaTTACTGCTTAATTGACATAATGTATCTTTTTAATGACTGTGTCTAGATACCTCTGGAGATGAAGGAACTGATAAGTTTTAAATGCCTTAGCCTGCCTGAAAACCAATTCAGTATCTTTCCAGAGGAAGTCTTTCTCCTGGAGTCATTACAGAGATTATAACTGGGATAAGATAAAGGAATTAAATTCAGAACTCTGCCAGAAGTCATCAATAAATTGCAGGCAGGAGCAAGAGAAGGGGGAAGATCTTGGTTTGCTGCAACATGGAAATTCCATGAACTTCAGCTGCTTCCAAATGCAGGACTGAAGGGTCTCCTAATCTCTTTAGGTACATGGTGCAGCACCAGGCCTGGGCTGTCAGAATAGGAATAATATCAGAAATCAGTGTTCAAAACTCATGTTGCCTCTCTGTGTTTAGCAATAATCCCAACAACTTCACAGTTTATAAACTTCTGCACTTGCTAATATTCTCTGTACATTGTTTATATACCAAGCTAAGGAAAAATCCTTTACTTACTAAACCTTCTGCACACATATTTTCCAGAATCTGAAGGAACTGCATATGGAGAATAATTGTCTGCAGTACCTGCCCACAGCCATCAGCTCACTGATACTTGCAGATCCATTGTGCAAACATATTGAACAAGACACTTTTCTTTGTGTGATTTtatgtttggtttgttgtttttctttttccaaaagaaCATTTCTCTGTATCATCAGTGGGTCacatggaattaaaaaaatacagggcAATAAGGAAGGAAAGGTGATTCCTCAGTCTTTGATTCTTTTAAACCTAAATTATTCCTCTCtttctgtaattctgtaatTTCTTCGTGAGCCGCTATTTTTCCCAAACTATTCTTCCAAACTAAAAATTGACATTTAAAGATGTGTAGACATTGTCATTTACTTTTCTAATCAAAGGTATGGGGGACTAGTGTCCGCCTAGGTAAGAAATTCCtcttgaaaaacataaaacagagaataagagaaaaatgagatgaCTGACAGTTCATCTTAGCTGCCAATAATGTAGTCTAATCCAGAATAAAAGGGGAttttgaagaacaaaatgctttttgtaCCATGAATATACATCAGTGACACCATTCCACAAGGCTTTTTGCTTTTACCCTTTTCCTCCAGGTAACAAGACTTCTCTCTTTTTCAGATCCAAAGTTTGTGGTGTGGGTTGATGAACCAGAAAGGGATTGGAACTTTCTTGATgcttaataatttaataaaaaaaaaataaagagagagagagaaagaaggaaaagaaagaaaggaaaaagaaaagaaaaagagaagcccattaaaaaagtgaaaattggGCAGTAAACTGCACAAAACTCTTTTCTTTTACAAGATGGACAAATGTGAGCAGAGATAAGCAAGTGGGAGACAAGTGAGTGTggcaatgaaaacaaattaatttttttaggttttttgtgtttttgtcgACATTGACCCCAGCTGAACCAGGAAATCTCAGAAATGTTCTTGAGATGTCTCATTATGAATGCATATTATCTCTAATCATAAAGGTAGATGATTAGGTGGAAGTTAATCTAATCTGGAAATCAATCTAACCTGTAGGAATCTGGTGCAATGAAGTGTTATTTGTTCTGAATCTCAAAGTATTTCACTTGCAATTCTTAGAAATCTGTTTGCCAGTCAGTGAGGTACAAACATATTTACAGTGAAACAATATCTGTGGCCCCACCTACCAGCAGTTGTTTAATGAGTTTTTCTCTAGAAATGATCAGTTCCTTGTTTGGAAATACAGAGTACGATTCCAGGCAGTCAGAACACACACACTTCTACCAGAACCTGCATTACCATCCTGCCTTACAGAGGTGTAAAAAGCTGTTTTGAAAGTATCTCCACACTTTTGCAAAACTGTTCACTGCTGTTTTGACAATCTGCAGTTACAGCATTTTGAATGACTGCAAGCTGTCACATCCTCAGTGGTGCAACTCTTCCCCAAGATGGCTCGGTGACAGTTTGTGAAATGCCTGTGTGACAGATTTATATGAAAGCAGTGAGTCTGCAGGATACAATATTCTGCCCTGATTTTGGTTCTGGTACATCATAAGATCTTTGTTATTCAGAAGAACCACGACAAACACTCCTCACTGTAATTCTTGCATGCCAAATTTATCTGCAACCACATCTTTCCACAGCACTTTATAGAGATCTGTTTGTCCCAGACATCTGATGTctagtttttattctgtgttaCTTGGTTACTCCTTAACCCCCTCCAGAGTTTTATTTGCAGCATatacagagcacagagctgtgtgggACCTGCCACTGGGCAGGTTCAAAATGCAGAGTGGGTGGGAGCAGAACCCTTTATTTGGTTTAAATAGCTGGTCAGAACTGCTCTCCCTCCCCTTGTCTGAGTTGCCTGAGGGAAGGTTGTGCATCCTGAAGGAGGTGGTGAAGGCAGGTCACTGAGACCAGCTCTTCCTAGAGTTACATCTCTCTGAATCTGCATCCAGGGTATGGAACTAATTTCTGTTTGGCTCTTGATTGATACTGAAATCTCATTAATATGCTTGTTGgcaggagagagctgggactgcagGAAAGTGGGACGGCTCTGTTCTGATTTTCCATTTCACTGCTTTGATTGAGGCTGCTTTGATTGTTTGGAGATGTCTGGTGAAATTTTTTCACCCTAAGTGAAGGCAAAGAGGAACAGAGAGAAGGATAATTTAGAGAAAATCGCTGGAAGAGAGAATTTTGGGAAGACTGGCAGATAGATAGGACATTTAATAGAGGtgataaaaggaataaaagcttTTTAGTGGCACAATAGGTATGACAGAATCATGAGAGGGCAAAGGACTGAGCAGGGGATCAGGAACAGCAAGGGGAGAGTTTGCTGCAGTGGGTCCATAATGTGCTCTGGAGCTGAGAACCCAGCTGTGGCAGAGTAAGAAACCCCAACACTGAAGTCCAGGAAGATTTCAACAGAATCTGGATGTTAAAGATTAATTGGAGAGAGAGGTTTAAATGGGAAAGGAATGATTAAGAGACATCCTCACAGAACAGATAAAGGATCAATTTCCCAGCTGaaccaaaggcatatttggggAGGAAAGTCACAGGAAGGCAAGTAATTAAGAGAAATGGTTGGTGTGCTGCTGTTAAACAGAGATGATGGTACTTCCACGTGTCCTGTCTTAAGCCACTGCTTGAAAATCTCTCATCAGCCCTGTAAGAAACAGGGGCTCTTTGGTTCATTTCAGAGGCTGAGGGTCTGTGTAGGAAGTAACTGATCCCACACTGCAGCAATTCCCTGCTGCCTCTGACCAAGACACTCCAGTTCAACTCACATTTCTCAGAGCTGGGGAAGTCAAGTGCACTTTTCAAGTGGAACTGGATCCAGGGAGACTTTCACATGAAGTCATGGATTAAATGATCAATAGGCATCAGCACAGCATTGTCAGCTGCTGGTGATAGCCCTGAGCAGCCAGAAGCTGATGTTGGAAGGATCACGTGGACTGAAAGGTGAATACTGATCAGCATCTGCAGGACAGAATCTGGTGAGAGAGGCCTTAGCAAGTTAGGAAAGTGCCACTGACTGATCCTGTTGTGCCTCTCCTCCAGGAGGTTGCTGCAGCATGTAGAGATACTCAGAGCTAATTGAGCAGAACTTTATCCCTCAAGCTGCCTCAGGATTTCTCTAAGACTCCTCACTCAGTGGGCAGATCTAATATCTTTACTTCCTAAAATACCTTACCGATGAATAATCCCACTGCAGTCTTGGAGCTCACGTGTGGGTTAACATGCTCCATGACATGAATGACTGCCAGAATTTGGCTCTGTGTaagaaaatgcaataaaatgtaaaaaaaaaaaaataataataataaaaaaaatgtaattatcaCATCAAAAAGGAGCTGGTTACACATCCCAAGTTAGTGCTTTTTCTGACAAGTCTTGGGCACTGAGTAGGGTGTTGTGttctccctgggagctgccctgtgGCTTGGAATAATAGACTTTGCTTATTTCCTTCATCTCTAGGGTAAGGATAAGAACGTTATGTCACAAGGTGGTGTGAAGGTTGATGGATGAATCCTGAATGCAGGAAGCACGAAGACACTGCAGGGACTCCCACTGGCTTTCATATGCTCTAGATCAGTCTCTTAGACATGGAATTTTGGCTTTGTGCTGCATGTCATAAAATGGTCTGTTCCAAAAGCTTAGTCTGGGTAAGCCTGAAACAGCTCAAGATGAGAAGGAACATCCCTCAAGTATCCTGAAATTTTTACATAGTCTTAGCCAGAATGATTATGGATTGATCTGTGTCCAAAATCCTGCTAAGGTAGCAGGACATATCTCTGATTTAGTGTACCACAGCATTTCCCTTGCCCCTGAGACCTGCAAAGACACTGAACAACTGTTTCTTACCTTGATTTTATGTTGATTCTGTACACAGGACTCATCTACACTATAAGATGGCATCAAGGACCAGAGCAGAGGCAAAACAGCTCCTCCTGTATTCTCCTTACTGGACTAATATATAATGTTTAGTTGTTGGGATGGTTTCCAAATCTCCCAGTTATGTAGATTTAATTTATTCACGAAGAGGCAAAAGTTTTGGGGGAGAAGAAACtaaaatttaaaacacagaGGTTTCAAGTATTTTCACGTTAGAGGCATTTTCTGAGGTCACATTCATGCTGCCCACCCACCTGCATTAACACACATCCCCTCCACTTCTCTGGCAAACCTGCAGTGTGTCCATCTGAGTCCAGCACTGTTCTTTGGGCACTACCCACTGCACCATGAAGATTAAGTGTCTATAGCGGCGTAAGCATGGCCCAGAGAATCTCAAAGAATAGGTTATTAAATAGAATGATCTATGATGCAGAGGGTTAAATATCATTTTTTTATAACTGTGAAACTATTTCAAGAGATTATTAAAAACTGTGTAGTCTCCTAAGTGAGAGACACATAATACTTGGTCCATGTGCTGCTCGTGAAAGGCCTCCCAGAAACCTTCCGCCTCCATCAACAGTCAAAGCGAATGTTTCTTTTGTTGTCGTGATTAAAGTTTTCCAGTTGTTTCCTCTGGGGTTCTGAAAGGACCCATCTCTgcatgcccagctctgccagggcagggagctgtgccagtgctgccaaCAACTCACTGAACCACGTCCCGCAGTCCCGGCAGGACGACGGGCGGAGGCTGAGATCCAGCTCCGAGAGTTCCTTGGATACTGCTAAACCTTGACAGAAAGCAGCCCACCCTTCATCAGAGATGCTGTCATTGTAACTCAAATCCAGCTTCTGCAATCTGGAGAGATGGCCATCCTGTGTCAGTGATGCTGCAAGAGATGACAGACACAAACACAACTAATAAATCCTGGCAATTGCTTTAAAAGCTCCTCAGAAAGGAGAGTAGTATTTTAATACCTTATTATTTAAGGCTTTTCAGCAGTCAAACCACAAGATTGAGCTCCTCAGCAACATAAAATGACTTGCTGCTGATCTCAGAAAGATTGTTTTTTCACAGCTGAAGGAGCATACACCACTTTAAACATGGGTAATTCCAAAGGAATGGAACTATTGAGTTTAAAGGGTATGGCACCCTGAAAACCCTGGAGTCAGTTGGAGGGAGGTTATACCAAGTGCCAATTAAAATAGGCAGACAGGTTTTACAGGGGGATTTaggaagaggaaagcaaaaCTAGATGAGGTTGGATTGCTGCAATAGCAACCTCTCACTGTGGGAGGGCCTAATATACCCTAAAGGGAACTGGGGTCCTTAACGTGTGATTGGTAGAGTAGACACCCATCAAGGGTGATGGGTTTCAAAGTCAAAAATATTCCGGCTTCATCTCACCAGATTTCACATTCCAGGGCCTTAATAGCTGTCACACAGCTACTGCCAAACCCCTGAGTCAGGGCCACAGAACACAAAGATGAGTATAAAATGaacaagtttttaaaagaatCCTAGAATTCATTCCTTTATCATGTTCccattttcctgtatttcccaGCAGCTGCTAAGAGGTGggtgaaaatatttctgttttaattctCCCCCAGTAGTCTGACTCCAGAACACACCTAATGGATTGAGAGCTGGTAGTGCTTGTATTACTGGCTGTCAGCACATACATTTTCTATAAAGTAGTGAACCCTAAAACAGAAATtgagcaaaataaaatgtcCCCAGAGGCATCTTTAAATATCTGatataaaaaaaga containing:
- the LRRC34 gene encoding leucine-rich repeat-containing protein 34 isoform X3 → MLFLPVSVTPVLHTESCNPLQTEPVFTVMQIPAQSPLPVLLLSCQNDAVTLCFVFRQNTSVRPDLHLHYVQACQKSGQPENPFVAHVLQEADKNDEIRCTKGITLKIAGNNHPVPVQRVTDDDLGVLASVLRHAAFVKGLDLAYNVLTDAGAKTVATFLQENSSLQYLNLMFNDVGTSGAELIAGALHRNRSLVHMRMTGNKIGNQGGMFFASMLQSNSTLQKLDLGDCDLEETTVHIAKMLKGNSSLVELHLSKHEMKNFGVERLCEALYENSSLRYLDLSCNKITSDGVKFLGELLKRNQSLVILDLNANRIEDAGATYLSEALTVNNRTLQALSVVSCSISGKGLTALSNAIKANMILSYIYIWGNTFDEDACMSFSELIQMGRLNPSCTDVAPYEVDGQAQLAELSHGLQREYYWAPRHRVVADSAANASLGLVAVSEYL
- the LRRC34 gene encoding leucine-rich repeat-containing protein 34 isoform X6, with product MLFLPVSVTPVLHTESCNPLQTEPVFTVMQIPAQSPLPVLLLSCQNDAVTLCFVFRQNTSVRPDLHLHYVQACQKSGQPENPFVAHVLQEADKNDEIRCTKGITLKIAGNNHPVPVQRVTDDDLGVLASVLRHAAFVKGLDLAYNVLTDAGAKTVATFLQENSSLQYLNLMFNDVGTSGAELIAGALHRNRSLVHMRMTGNKIGNQGGMFFASMLQSNSTLQKLDLGDCDLGLKCLIAIATALTQNKSLRAINLNRPLLYSQEEETTVHIAKMLKGNSSLVELHLSKHEMKNFGVERLCEALYENSSLRYLDLSCNKITSDGVKFLGELLKRNQSLVILDLNANRIEDAGATYLSEALTVNNRTLQALSVVSCSISGKGLTALSNAIKANMILSYIYIWGNTFDEDACMK